The following coding sequences lie in one Cannabis sativa cultivar Pink pepper isolate KNU-18-1 chromosome 5, ASM2916894v1, whole genome shotgun sequence genomic window:
- the LOC115715844 gene encoding uncharacterized protein LOC115715844 isoform X2, protein MDYDDNDFHSQNFHLAGEGSSKFPPVLRPYPLPKFDFDDSLQNHLRFDNLVETEVFLGIESNQDNHWIEDFSRGSSGIEFNSSAAESCSISRHNNVWSEATSSESVEMLLKSVGQEETIVTPTIIEELDACDELGCLTKQMEHSLKHDDNNILSKTEDGTNLNTTSSPDGIVGNSSSSKRDVGVDQPLIEDTSQIQSDEIAKNSSLHDSHKKADNGESVLLVTDGDILVNEKFDDVSKSAVDTLADEQLDVQIQEDSFASRLQVDNSVTTVQSVVSSSTGISRLQVDNSVTTVQSVVSSSTGISGIDIEHQMNAVSNDNTGSQVSSKEEISVVSASKVEAVSDIKEVSKSNVDESLSEVEKGDSELPIVSESNEGEFSGKPIEVSNHENVVLCKNTVDGDQEEVNTINVISEPVKSETQFERPVVEVSNISSEVRSTLEPTKDFVENSRKEDVFESSQQLDGETLVHSSEVYLSPIEDAKVSEHEGLASSNSQMGGISSMSGTCSSVELHSETNVTGVLKGVHDSLETSTEDLSSASHVSLAILTESTQISEKNHAYGEADVYISNQHVSVVDKDNLKLHNDCNVDNETINKEGASSSIGDDKCATAAGSEPVSDSSVVPNPYLAPYEISDSSLPTKDVLKIDDHKDIQVSAVPVVGSTLLEGKEEARTEAFAESSVAASLVSCQVVAAPDSAEKGASCVTAGGLLHKPPDLYLPTENKPEVETNSKDPAAVEVSKECTKEMNIPLHESTVREGGHVMEPVIVPENSKQFIIEKHVLQDAASISRTELTTNKDKMLSPGGPLPLVESGISQKVQDGNGAAMLTVGDKTFAQPNTKNNVGSSADHSVPTPGSNQLSQNKHGVAKGGKRKASVSKVIDSDTGIVVSNTIGQKGLDSVKEGKASIVGLSADLFKGDVGKNLQCLPASPAPRASPQVSDGEHVRGRSKGTSERKPRRSSAKAAGKDSGKKGVSVKETTPARQSEKGDKLSNVSLSPSGIFHIMQSNEMQHYGHVEGNNNKPYLVLASSTSGLPDLNSSAPPSTAFQQPFTDFQQVQLRAQIFVYGALIQGTPPEEGHMLSAFGGSDGGRSMWGNLLQACIERLQNQKTNVVNQETPLHSRHTTSATARTIDHSSKQSALQSKVISTPVGRSSAKGSQAIVSPMIPLSSPLWSVSTPVGDAMQSSAIPRGSVMDYQQTLTPLHHFQTPPMRSLLGPNTSWMPQTSFRGPWVSPPQPSLPEASTRLTTYPGTEAIQLTSVKETAMPHSTGTKHVLSSPMVQTGAPASVLTAVSPMQDFKKVTSSSGQHSFDPRPRKRKKNPVPEEIGQIVLQSLPQSEPVLAPVLSGSLSTSVAITTPASTSEKLVMSASPTSSASLRKTDNVMQRASLSEDTLSKIKEASKHAEDAASLAAAAVGHSQEIWSQLENQKNSGLVSDVEAKLASAAVAVAAAAAVAKAAAAAANVASNAALQAKLMADEAFISNSFENLSQGTRSSFYDGVNVLGKTTPASILRGEDGANSSSSIITVARETARRKVEAASAASKRAENMDAIVRAAELAAEAISQAGKIVAMGDPVPLRELIEAGPEGYWRAPQASSELVAKSVDMDREQSNLGAGEGAHTSAKHLKDGRVDKKDSEKSAISRGMSKESIEEHLRLIDGISGSAAVSEKEMKGQKGRKVSDLTKNIVVVLESDSLSKLSSVEVEKAEDVPGENGIKEGSKVEVYKDGDGFKAGWYGANVLSFNDGKACVSYTEIEQDEGSNELKEWVSLEGVGSDPPKIRFARPVTAMRYEGTRKRRRAAMGDYNWSVGDKVDAWMTNSWWEGVVTERNKKDETSVTVHFPAHGETSVVKAWHLRPSLIWKDGEWVECSNLQTDPSSLEGDLPQEKRLKIGSPSMEAKGKDKVSKSMDILDSGKPQSQLLDLSANDKVFKMGKNARNVSKPDSSRVARTGLQKEGSRVIFGVPKPGKKRKFMEVSKHYVADRSNKNSEANESIKYQKYMAPQGSGSRTVKSDPKEKRMADSKLKGLKSGKQQSVSGRTIPQRNFTTNAVSVSGEVEGTTGELAARDKEVSLSNVDNMSRKQSVMETGSFSTSDRAAEGSFAFSSDAPTLDGPSKKNSVSTSRVERANKGNLAPGSGKLGKIDEDKAFSGNSFKSTSEAIEPRRSNRRIQPTSRLLEGLQSSLVLPKFSSMSHDKGPRAQNRNTPRGNNHG, encoded by the exons ATGGATTATGATGACAATGATTTTCACAGCCAAAATTTTCATCTAGCTGGAGAAGGGAGTTCTAAATTTCCTCCTGTTTTGCGACCTTATCCTCTTCCCAAGTTTGATTTTGATGATAGCCTTCAGAACCATTTGAGGTTTGATAATTTGGTTGAAACTGAGGTTTTTCTTGGCattgaaagtaatcaagatAACCATTGGATTGAGGATTTCTCTCGTGGAAGTAGTGGGATAGAGTTCAATTCAAGTGCTGCAGAATCTTGCTCTATTTCTAGACATAACAATGTCTGGTCAGAGGCCACTTCTTCTGAATCTGTTGAAATGCTATTGAAGTCTGTTGGGCAGGAAGAAACTATTGTCACGCCAACCATCATTGAGGAATTAGATGCCTGTGATGAATTGGGTTGCTTAACAAAGCAAATGGAGCATAGTTTGAAACATGATGACAATAATATTCTTTCAAAGACTGAGGATGGTACAAACTTAAATACTACCTCATCTCCAGATGGGATAGTTGGAAACTCTTCTAGCTCGAAGAGGGATGTAGGTGTAGACCAACCTCTTATTGAGGATACTTCACAAATTCAGAGTGATGAAATTGCAAAAAATAGTAGTTTGCATGATTCTCATAAAAAAGCTGATAATGGAGAGAGTGTTTTACTTGTAACTGATGGGGATATCTTGGTGAATGAAAAATTTGATGATGTGAGCAAAAGTGCAGTTGATACCTTGGCTGATGAACAGCTGGATGTCCAAATACAAGAAGACTCTTTTGCTTCAAGGTTGCAAGTTGATAATTCAGTGACCACTGTGCAAAGTGTTGTCTCAAGCAGTACTGGAATTAGTAGGTTGCAAGTTGATAATTCGGTGACCACTGTGCAAAGTGTTGTCTCAAGCAGTACTGGAATTAGTGGTATTGATATTGAACATCAGATGAATGCTGTGAGTAATGATAATACTGGAAGTCAGGTTTCAAGCAAAGAGGAAATTTCTGTGGTTTCAGCTTCTAAGGTCGAAGCTGTTTCAGATATTAAAGAGGTTAGCAAAAGTAATGTAGATGAATCTTTAAGTGAAGTAGAGAAGGGAGATTCTGAGCTGCCTATAGTGTCTGAAAGCAATGAAGGTGAGTTTTCTGGTAAACCTATTGAGGTCAGTAATCATGAAAATGTGGTGCTGTGTAAAAACACAGTTGATGGTGATCAGGAAGAAGTTAATACGATTAATGTAATATCAGAACCTGTCAAAAGTGAAACTCAGTTTGAGAGACCTGTAGTTGAGGTCAGCAATATAAGTTCAGAAGTTCGATCTACTCTGGAACCAACAAAGGATTTTGTAGAAAACAGTCGCAAGGAAGATGTGTTCGAAAGTAGTCAGCAGTTAGATGGTGAAACTTTAGTTCACAGTTCTGAGGTATATTTGTCCCCTATTGAGGACGCTAAGGTTTCAGAACATGAAGGTCTTGCAAGTAGCAACAGTCAAATGGGAGGTATTTCCAGTATGAGTGGTACTTGCTCTTCAGTTGAATTACATAGCGAAACCAATGTCACTGGAGTTTTGAAGGGTGTTCACGATTCCCTTGAAACTTCCACAGAAGATTTGAGTTCTGCTAGCCATGTTTCACTTGCCATTCTAACTGAATCCACACAAATATCTGAGAAGAACCATGCATATGGAGAGGCTGATGTTTATATATCTAATCAACATGTTTCTGTTGTTGACAAAGATAATTTAAAGTTGCATAATGATTGCAATGTAGATAATGAAACTATAAATAAAGAAGGTGCCTCCTCATCGATTGGTGATGATAAATGTGCTACTGCTGCTGGCAGTGAACCAG TGTCAGATAGTAGTGTTGTGCCAAATCCTTAtttggctccctatgagattaGTGATAGTTCTTTGCCTACTAAAGATGTATTGAAGATAGATGATCACAAGGACATTCAAGTATCGGCTGTTCCTGTTGTGGGGTCAACTCTCTTAGAAGGAAAAGAAGAAGCAAGGACAGAAGCTTTTGCAGAATCAAGTGTGGCGGCTTCTTTGGTGTCTTGTCAAGTAGTTGCTGCACCAGACTCTGCTGAAAAAGGTGCTTCTTGTGTTACTGCTGGGGGCCTCTTACACAAGCCTCCCGATCTTTATCTGCCAACAGAAAATAAACCTGAAGTTGAAACAAATTCTAAGGATCCAGCAGCTGTGGAAGTTAGCAAGGAGTGCACTAAGGAGATGAACATTCCCCTTCACGAATCTACAGTGAGAGAGGGTGGTCATGTCATGGAACCGGTGATTGTCCCTGAAAATTCGAAGCAATTCATTATTGAAAAACATGTGTTGCAGGATGCTGCAAGTATCAGCAGAACCg AACTTACTACGAATAAAGATAAGATGCTCTCACCTGGTGGCCCTCTACCATTGGTAGAATCAGGCATTAGTCAAAAAGTTCAGGATGGTAATGGGGCAGCTATGCTGACAGTTGGAGATAAAACTTTTGCACAGCCTAACACCAAAA ATAATGTAGGCAGTTCTGCTGATCACAGCGTACCTACTCCTGGTTCCAATCAGCTGTCTCAGAATAAACATGGGGTGGCAAAGGGTGGTAAGAGGAAGGCCTCAGTTTCTAAGGTGATTGATAGTGACACTGGAATTGTTGTATCCAACACGATCGGTCAAAAAGGATTGGATTCCGTGAAGGAGGGGAAAGCAAGCATTGTTGGTTTGTCTGCAGATTTGTTCAAAGGAGATGTTGGAAAGAACTTGCAGTGCCTTCCTGCTAGCCCAGCTCCCAGA GCAAGTCCACAAGTATCTGATGGAGAACATGTCCGTGGTCGTTCTAAAGGTACTTCAGAGCGTAAACCTAGACGATCATCTGCTAAGGCAGCAGGAAAAGACAGTGGAAAGAAAGGAGTTTCTGTGAAAGAAACAACTCCTGCTAGACAATCAGAAAAAGGTGATAAATTAAGTAATGTGTCGCTAAGTCCATCTGGGATTTTCCATATTATGCAATCAAATGAGATGCAGCATTATGGACATGTTGAAGGCAATAATAATAAACCGTACTTAGTTCTTGCTTCTTCAACTTCCGGTCTACCAGATTTAAATTCTTCAGCTCCACCTTCTACTGCCTTTCAACAGCCTTTTACAGACTTCCAACAAGTGCAATTAAGAGCTCAGATCTTTGTATATGGAGCATTGAT CCAAGGGACACCACCTGAAGAAGGACATATGCTGTCAGCATTTGGGGGATCTG ATGGTGGAAGGAGCATGTGGGGGAATCTCTTGCAAGCATGCATTGAGAGGCTACAAAATCAAAAGACTAATGTTGTTAATCAAGAAACTCCATTGCATTCACGTCATACTACCTCTGCCACTGCTAGAACTATTGACCATTCCAGCAAACAGAGTGCTCTTCAAAGTAAAGTTATCTCTACGCCTGTTGGTCGATCAAGTGCCAAGGGCTCTCAAGCTATTGTAAGCCCCATGATACCACTTTCATCGCCACTTTGGAGTGTTTCCACTCCAGTCGGTGATGCAATGCAATCTAGTGCCATTCCAAGAGGTTCGGTTATGGACTATCAGCAAACACTTACTCCTTTGCATCATTTTCAAACACCACCTATGAGGAGCCTTCTTGGACCCAACACTTCATGGATGCCTCAGACTTCTTTCCGTGGTCCCTGGGTTTCTCCTCCACAACCTTCTCTACCAGAGGCCAGTACTCGCTTGACAACATATCCGGGTACAGAAGCCATTCAGTTGACTTCTGTTAAGGAAACAGCTATGCCTCATTCAACTGGTACAAAACATGTCTTGTCCAGTCCAATGGTTCAAACTGGAGCTCCTGCAAGTGTATTGACTGCAGTCTCTCCCATGCAGGATTTCAAAAAGGTGACATCATCATCTGGGCAACATTCCTTTGACCCCAGgcctagaaaaagaaaaaagaatccAGTTCCTGAGGAAATTGGCCAGATCGTTTTGCAATCTCTACCCCAGAGTGAACCAGTTTTAGCACCAGTACTTTCTGGTAGTCTGTCTACATCTGTTGCCATCACAACCCCCGCTTCTACTTCAGAGAAGTTAGTTATGTCTGCATCTCCTACATCTTCCGCTTCTCTTAGAAAGACAGACAATGTGATGCAGAGAGCTTCCTTGTCAGAGGATACTCTTAGTAAAATTAAGGAGGCTAGTAAGCATGCAGAGGACGCAGCTTCTCTTGCTGCTGCAGCTGTTGGTCATAGCCAGGAAATATGGAGTCAGCTGGAGAACCAGAAAAATTCTGGATTGGTATCTGATGTTGAAGCTAAATTAGCTTCTGCAGCTGTTGCAGTAGCAGCAGCTGCTGCTGTTGCAAAGGCAGCCGCTGCCGCTGCCAACGTTGCATCAAATGCCGCATTGCAAGCCAAATTGATGGCTGATGAAGCTTTTATTTCAAATAGCTTTGAAAATCTAAGTCAAGGTACAAGAAGCTCATTTTATGATGGAGTAAATGTATTGGGGAAGACTACCCCTGCCTCTATTTTGAGGGGGGAAGATGGTGCAAACAGTTCTAGTTCAATAATTACAGTTGCTAGGGAAACAGCTAGGAGAAAGGTTGAAGCTGCCTCAGCTGCTTCAAAGCGAGCTGAAAACATGGATGCAATTGTTAGGGCTGCTGAGCTTGCTGCAGAAGCTATATCCCAAGCAGGGAAAATTGTTGCCATGGGTGATCCCGTGCCTTTGAGGGAGCTGATAGAAGCTGGTCCAGAGGGTTACTGGAGGGCACCTCAAGCTTCTTCTGAGTTGGTTGCAAAATCAGTTGACATGGATAGAGAACAGTCAAACTTAGGAGCTGGAGAAGGTGCACATACTTCTGCTAAGCATTTAAAAGATGGAAGAGTGGATAAGAAAGATAGTGAAAAGTCCGCTATTTCAAGAGGGATGAGCAAGGAGTCAATAGAGGAGCATTTGAGATTGATCGATGGAATCTCGGGCTCTGCTGCAGTAAGTGAGAAGGAAATGAAAGGACAAAAGGGTCGTAAAGTTTCTGATTTGACCAAAAACATTGTTGTTGTTCTTGAGTCTGATAGTTTATCAAAATTGTCTTCCGTTGAAGTTGAAAAGGCAGAAGATGTCCCTGGAGAAAATGGCATTAAGGAAGGCTCTAAAGTTGAG GTATATAAAGATGGTGATGGATTTAAGGCAGGCTGGTATGGAGCTAATGTATTGAGTTTTAATGATGGTAAAGCTTGTGTATCATACACAGAGATTGAACAGGATGAAG GCTCAAATGAGTTAAAAGAATGGGTGTCTCTTGAAGGTGTGGGCAGTGACCCACCCAAAATTCGCTTTGCTCGCCCTGTCACTGCAATGCGATATGAAGGCACTAGGAAGAGACGCAGGGCAGCCATGGGGGATTATAATTGGTCTGTTGGAGATAAAGTCGATGCATGGATGACAAATAG CTGGTGGGAAGGAGTAGTGACGGAAAGGAATAAAAAAGATGAAACATCGGTAACAGTCCATTTTCCTG CTCATGGTGAAACTTCAGTTGTGAAAGCATGGCACCTTCGTCCTTCTCTCATTTGGAAGGATGGAGAATGGGTTGAGTGCTCAAACTTGCAAACTGATCCCTCTTCACTCGAA GGTGATCTTCCACAGGAGAAGCGACTAAAGATAGGGAGTCCCTCTATGGAAGCCAAAGGCAAGGATAAGGTGTCAAAAAGTATGGACATCTTAGATTCAGGGAAACCTCAATCACAATTACTAGATTTATCTGCAAATGATAAAGTATTTAAGATGGGTAAGAATGCTAGAAATGTGAGCAAGCCTGACTCATCCAGAGTAGCTCGAACTGGTTTGCAGAAAGAGGGATCAAGAGTAATTTTTGGTGTTCCTAAGCCTGGAAAGAAGAGAAAGTTTATGGAAGTTAGCAAGCATTATGTGGCAGATCGGAGCAATAAGAATAGTGAGGCTAATGAAtctattaaatatcaaaaatacatGGCTCCTCAAGGATCAGGATCACGGACAGTGAAAAGTGATCCTAAGGAAAAACGAATGGCTGACTCGAAGCTTAAAGGTCTTAAGTCTGGTAAGCAGCAAAGTGTGTCAGGTAGAACCATTCCACAGCGGAACTTTACAACAAATGCAGTTTCTGTATCTGGTGAGGTTGAGGGTACCACTGGAGAACTTGCAGCAAGAGACAAGGAAGTTTCTTTAAGCAATGTTGATAATATGTCCAGAAAGCAAAGCGTGATGGAAACTGGATCTTTCTCTACCTCTGATAGAGCTGCAGAAGGTTCATTTGCATTTTCTTCTGATGCCCCAACATTAGATGGTCCATCTAAGAAAAATTCTGTGTCAACATCTAGAGTGGAGAGAGCAAATAAAGGAAATCTTGCACCTGGTAGTGGAAAATTGGGTAAAATTGATGAGGATAAAGCTTTTAGTGGAAACTCTTTCAAATCGACCTCTGAAGCCATTGAGCCACGGAGATCTAATCGAAGAATTCAGCCAACATCTAGA CTATTAGAAGGATTGCAAAGTTCACTGGTGTTACCAAAGTTCTCTTCTATGTCGCATGACAAAGGTCCCAGAGCTCAAAACAGAAATACCCCTAGAG GGAACAATCATGGTTAA